The following proteins come from a genomic window of Phnomibacter ginsenosidimutans:
- a CDS encoding WD40/YVTN/BNR-like repeat-containing protein, which yields MKIYSSAFVLLFLPLAIEVANESTLVQHSAVATPQEHLLPLQAPTDAESMAFISSDAGNTWQETTAIPPAIAQQTAGNKQVQSAGVIIATGQLGIKRSTDNGAHWEWVISEGGVGIDVAKINGGFAAITFSTQSHTRRIRVSYDGGINWQPIDEALQPASTQRSINNLFTLAKQSYSASHPNNAPLPEEAMISSIIEVEGNFYCGHPKGVFKSADKGKTWQLLLPSKAGKVYTLSVLGKQIYAVPRHGGC from the coding sequence ATGAAAATCTATTCATCTGCATTTGTACTCCTGTTTCTTCCTTTGGCCATTGAGGTGGCGAATGAGTCTACCCTAGTACAGCACAGTGCGGTAGCTACACCGCAGGAGCATCTGCTGCCCCTGCAAGCCCCAACGGATGCAGAAAGCATGGCTTTCATTTCTTCGGATGCAGGCAACACCTGGCAGGAAACCACTGCCATACCTCCTGCAATAGCGCAGCAAACTGCTGGCAATAAGCAGGTGCAGTCGGCCGGCGTTATTATTGCTACCGGCCAACTGGGCATCAAGCGTTCTACAGATAATGGGGCACATTGGGAATGGGTCATCAGCGAAGGCGGTGTAGGCATAGACGTAGCCAAGATCAACGGAGGTTTTGCTGCTATTACCTTCAGTACGCAGTCACATACAAGAAGAATCAGGGTTTCTTACGACGGAGGCATTAACTGGCAGCCTATTGACGAAGCACTGCAGCCGGCATCCACCCAAAGGTCTATCAACAATCTATTTACGCTGGCCAAGCAATCCTATTCGGCCAGCCATCCCAACAATGCACCGCTGCCCGAGGAAGCCATGATTAGTTCCATTATTGAAGTGGAGGGCAACTTCTATTGTGGTCATCCCAAAGGCGTTTTCAAATCGGCCGATAAGGGCAAAACATGGCAGTTGTTGCTTCCGTCAAAAGCAGGAAAGGTCTATACCTTATCTGTTTTGGGGAAACAGATCTATGCCGTACCCCGCCATGGAGGATGTTGA
- a CDS encoding winged helix-turn-helix domain-containing protein codes for MRKTLVKPSASGFINYFAHMKPRVFIANVFLLMVLITTAVACINKKEQLPAKHLEVVLREIGHQLLLTAKDSTSRVLPVKQLHENTYQLSFQHDFSFVSDSLINLVQRTFEQDGVANHYIVNVRNCAQKGTILAFEINKQATDLTPCRGRTLQEACYIIELEFLPSNTTHRWWWLLLLIPLAIGGYYLKGRLRKPAAPLLVPETMNYLPLGRFQLYTGSHVLSIGDKQIPLSAKETKALNLFAQNMHQVVERERLMKEIWEDAGLVVISKNVDVLVSKLRKKLADDPTLKIINIPGKGYKCTVG; via the coding sequence ATGCGTAAAACCTTGGTAAAGCCATCTGCCAGCGGCTTTATCAACTATTTTGCACACATGAAGCCACGGGTTTTTATTGCCAATGTATTCCTCCTGATGGTACTGATAACAACTGCTGTTGCATGTATCAATAAAAAAGAGCAGCTGCCAGCAAAGCATTTGGAAGTGGTACTTCGTGAAATAGGCCACCAGTTATTGCTGACGGCCAAAGATTCTACCTCCCGGGTGCTACCGGTGAAGCAATTGCATGAGAATACCTATCAGCTTTCTTTTCAGCACGACTTCAGTTTTGTGTCAGACTCACTCATCAATTTGGTACAACGAACGTTTGAGCAAGACGGGGTGGCCAATCATTACATCGTGAATGTGAGAAACTGTGCCCAAAAGGGAACGATTCTGGCCTTTGAAATCAACAAACAAGCCACCGATTTGACGCCTTGCCGGGGCCGCACTTTACAAGAAGCTTGCTACATCATAGAACTTGAATTTTTGCCCAGCAATACCACCCATCGCTGGTGGTGGCTGTTGTTGCTGATTCCTTTGGCCATTGGCGGCTATTATCTGAAAGGCAGGTTGCGCAAGCCCGCAGCGCCGCTGTTGGTACCTGAAACCATGAACTACCTGCCGTTGGGCCGCTTTCAATTGTATACCGGTAGCCATGTACTCAGCATTGGCGACAAGCAAATACCACTCTCAGCAAAAGAAACCAAAGCACTTAACCTGTTTGCACAGAACATGCACCAGGTGGTAGAAAGGGAAAGACTGATGAAGGAGATTTGGGAAGATGCCGGGCTGGTCGTTATCAGTAAAAATGTGGATGTGTTGGTGTCTAAACTGCGCAAAAAATTGGCTGATGACCCCACGCTAAAAATCATCAACATCCCCGGCAAGGGTTATAAATGCACGGTTGGGTAG
- a CDS encoding M48 family metallopeptidase, translating into MKLEDLEISIEKTDRRKTVSIFIERDGSVKVLAPVTASDEKVEAAIKSKEYQIFSKIAKWKELNQGKVNRDFVNGQSFLYLGRNYRLKLIENQDVPLKISGGFFHLDKKYLAKADKVFKDFYREKALTKIQERLKLIEEKFTNKPKAIKVLELQNRWASWTPKNGLNFHWKCIMAPVSVLDYIIIHEMVHLKHPNHSTEFWNELDKKMPDFREHENWLKRNGVKMSL; encoded by the coding sequence ATGAAGCTAGAGGACCTGGAAATTTCAATTGAGAAAACCGACAGAAGAAAAACTGTAAGCATATTTATTGAACGTGATGGCTCAGTGAAAGTGCTTGCTCCAGTTACTGCAAGCGATGAGAAAGTTGAAGCTGCTATAAAATCAAAGGAATATCAGATATTTTCAAAAATTGCCAAGTGGAAAGAACTTAATCAGGGCAAGGTTAATCGTGACTTTGTAAACGGACAATCGTTTCTCTACTTGGGCAGGAATTACCGATTAAAGTTGATAGAAAATCAGGATGTGCCCTTAAAAATAAGTGGCGGCTTTTTTCACTTAGATAAAAAGTATTTAGCCAAGGCAGACAAAGTTTTCAAAGACTTCTACCGGGAAAAAGCCCTGACTAAAATTCAGGAACGACTTAAACTAATTGAAGAAAAGTTTACCAACAAGCCGAAAGCAATTAAAGTATTGGAGTTGCAAAACCGTTGGGCTTCATGGACACCTAAAAACGGACTGAATTTTCACTGGAAATGTATTATGGCTCCGGTTTCGGTGCTGGACTATATTATCATTCATGAAATGGTTCATTTAAAACATCCAAACCACTCGACAGAGTTTTGGAATGAGTTAGACAAGAAAATGCCTGACTTCAGAGAGCATGAAAACTGGTTAAAAAGGAACGGAGTAAAAATGTCGTTATAG
- a CDS encoding helix-turn-helix domain-containing protein — protein sequence MNLIEELAKQMGLSIAQLSSYLGISKSFLSMSLQGKRNLPARHFKALVAIQQQLNSIETPARPALQPEEAKRLRKRLHRAEYQYFATQRKLQQQEVRFAQLYRLQQWILLELQRGPDLPQRQRLWLELQQLAVQQRLHLHGAGAIADTKARLEALRSLVAGLNAALE from the coding sequence ATGAACCTGATAGAAGAGTTGGCCAAACAGATGGGCCTGAGCATTGCACAGCTATCCAGCTACCTCGGCATCAGCAAGAGTTTTCTAAGTATGTCTTTGCAAGGCAAACGCAACCTGCCCGCCCGGCATTTTAAAGCCCTGGTGGCCATACAGCAGCAGCTCAACAGTATTGAAACGCCCGCCAGGCCTGCATTACAGCCCGAGGAGGCCAAGCGGCTGCGAAAGCGCCTGCACCGTGCTGAATACCAATATTTTGCTACCCAACGCAAGCTGCAGCAGCAGGAAGTACGCTTTGCACAACTGTACCGGCTGCAGCAGTGGATACTGCTGGAACTACAACGGGGCCCCGACCTGCCCCAACGCCAGCGCCTGTGGCTGGAGCTGCAGCAACTGGCCGTGCAGCAGCGCCTCCACCTGCATGGGGCAGGGGCCATAGCAGATACCAAAGCCCGCCTGGAAGCCCTCAGGAGTTTGGTAGCCGGGCTGAATGCTGCTTTGGAGTAG
- a CDS encoding type I restriction endonuclease subunit R, which produces MAEYINVEKPFLDKLRQLNWQVIDQGLGVPQEPSKSLRENFKQVVLPQVFKDSIKAINKMPDGTEWLTDKQLNELLFEIQNFPGKSLHEANKEIHRLLLKGTTVNKNELTGEVNPTVRLVDFRNWDRNSFIAINQFRLLTPGTSRQGIIPDIVLFLNGLPVVVVEAKDFDVAEPLSEAYLQVTRYANTRQDDYGVKEGEEKLFHYNIFSIITHGTEARVGTISADFDFYNNWVDIFPEEYKTVAFPPNEERQEVLIHGMLNKEILVDILKHYTLFMEIKKGVEVKVVARYNQYRAVGKIIRNLRSGHTPKEKGGVVWHTQGSGKSLTMVFLVRKLRSSDDLKDLKIISIVDRVDLEEQLADTLKYANESLSIIDSKADLTELNDDTANLNIVMIHKFLADNNVSAQSLIDAGIVPTFDKFETINASDRILLMVDEAHRTQGGDMGDNLFNAFPQAVRIGFTGTPLLTERHEIKTHERFGGRLDENGEPWIDTYKFDKAVADRATVEIKYIGKVSKDKIEDKELFDAEFEDMFKQRTQEEREEIQRRYGSFIAYLESKDRIAEIAKDIIEHYYTDILVNGFKAQVVASSIVAAVRYKYELEIAIQNKIAELKALPDGERDDERIKQLEFLKVHAIVSSMGNNEPGYISKARREALDIDAKNSFKKDFDYEKPESGIGIICVCDRLITGFDAPIEQVMYLDKGMREHDLFQAITRVNRTKKGKSFGLIVDYYGVTKHLAEALAIYTDKDKDKLKNFLNVFRDINKEIPVLEARYKRILNLFTDNKLNEIENFLNQKFTDQAAEFEFAESCIEQAKNIKFRAELLTYSKSFFDSLDLLFNTQAGGEYWVRAKRLGYLLWRIKDRYKDETMDLKWASQKVRQLIDKHLFSLGIDTKVQQVSILSDEFKTKVDYLNKTPKSKASEMEHAIRWHIKVNLEKDPTLYNRFKDRLEMILNSYKENWEEIVKQLTGLRDQMAEGRQVETEGISIVEAPFYDLLKAGTSDESEEEIHKVKELTHALFLILKETAEINNFWTDKAAERKRIEGMIEDEIRYSKVAELSPKASEMATELMKLAKNRETDLR; this is translated from the coding sequence ATGGCAGAATACATCAATGTAGAAAAACCGTTTTTAGATAAACTCCGCCAATTAAACTGGCAAGTAATTGACCAGGGCTTGGGCGTTCCGCAAGAGCCATCAAAAAGTTTGAGAGAAAATTTCAAGCAGGTGGTATTGCCACAGGTTTTCAAAGACAGCATTAAAGCCATCAACAAAATGCCTGATGGCACAGAGTGGCTAACAGATAAGCAACTGAATGAACTGCTTTTTGAAATTCAGAATTTCCCCGGCAAAAGTTTGCACGAAGCCAATAAGGAAATTCACCGCCTGTTACTGAAAGGAACAACGGTAAACAAAAATGAACTTACAGGCGAAGTAAACCCAACTGTGCGTTTGGTTGATTTCAGAAACTGGGACAGAAACAGCTTCATTGCCATCAATCAGTTTCGTTTGCTTACTCCCGGTACAAGTCGGCAAGGCATTATACCTGATATTGTTTTATTCCTGAATGGTTTGCCAGTGGTGGTAGTTGAAGCCAAAGATTTTGATGTGGCAGAACCTTTGAGTGAAGCGTACTTGCAAGTAACCCGATACGCCAACACAAGGCAGGACGATTACGGAGTAAAAGAAGGAGAAGAAAAACTATTTCACTACAATATTTTCAGCATCATTACCCATGGCACCGAAGCACGGGTAGGAACCATCAGTGCAGATTTTGATTTTTACAACAATTGGGTGGACATCTTCCCCGAAGAGTATAAAACCGTTGCCTTTCCACCGAATGAGGAACGGCAGGAAGTGTTGATACACGGAATGCTGAACAAAGAAATTTTGGTGGACATTCTGAAACACTACACCTTATTCATGGAAATCAAAAAAGGTGTAGAAGTGAAAGTGGTGGCTCGTTACAATCAATACCGTGCCGTTGGAAAAATTATCCGCAACCTGCGTTCAGGACATACGCCCAAAGAAAAAGGCGGTGTGGTTTGGCACACACAAGGAAGCGGAAAGAGTTTAACGATGGTTTTTTTGGTTCGCAAACTTCGCAGCAGCGATGATTTAAAAGACCTGAAAATCATTTCCATTGTTGACCGTGTGGATTTGGAAGAACAGTTGGCAGATACATTGAAATACGCCAACGAATCGCTTTCTATTATTGATAGTAAAGCCGACCTGACAGAATTGAATGATGATACAGCCAATTTGAACATTGTGATGATTCACAAGTTTTTGGCAGACAACAATGTTTCTGCACAATCGCTGATTGATGCAGGCATAGTGCCCACATTCGACAAGTTTGAAACCATCAATGCCAGCGACCGCATATTGCTGATGGTGGATGAAGCCCATCGCACACAAGGAGGAGACATGGGTGACAATTTGTTCAATGCTTTTCCGCAAGCCGTTCGTATCGGTTTTACCGGAACGCCTTTGCTCACCGAACGCCACGAAATAAAGACACACGAACGTTTTGGCGGCAGATTGGATGAAAACGGAGAACCTTGGATTGACACCTACAAGTTTGACAAAGCAGTAGCCGACCGTGCCACCGTTGAAATCAAATACATTGGCAAGGTTTCCAAAGATAAGATTGAGGACAAAGAACTTTTTGATGCCGAGTTTGAGGATATGTTCAAACAGCGGACACAAGAAGAACGGGAAGAAATACAAAGGCGTTATGGTTCGTTCATAGCTTACTTAGAAAGCAAAGACCGTATTGCCGAGATTGCCAAAGACATAATTGAACATTACTACACCGATATTTTAGTTAATGGTTTTAAAGCACAGGTTGTTGCATCAAGCATTGTTGCAGCCGTGCGATACAAGTATGAATTGGAGATTGCCATTCAGAATAAAATTGCAGAACTGAAAGCTTTACCTGATGGTGAACGGGATGATGAACGAATAAAGCAATTGGAGTTTCTAAAAGTACACGCCATTGTTTCCAGCATGGGCAATAATGAGCCGGGCTATATCAGCAAAGCTAGGCGTGAAGCATTGGACATAGATGCAAAAAACAGTTTCAAGAAAGATTTTGATTACGAAAAACCTGAATCGGGCATTGGTATCATTTGCGTTTGCGACCGATTGATTACCGGCTTTGATGCTCCGATTGAGCAGGTCATGTATTTGGACAAAGGCATGAGAGAGCATGATTTGTTTCAAGCAATTACTCGTGTAAACAGAACCAAGAAAGGCAAATCGTTTGGTTTGATTGTGGACTATTACGGTGTAACCAAGCACCTTGCCGAGGCATTGGCAATTTATACTGATAAGGACAAGGACAAACTGAAAAACTTCCTGAATGTATTCCGTGACATCAACAAGGAAATTCCAGTATTGGAAGCCCGCTATAAACGCATTCTGAATTTATTTACAGACAATAAACTGAATGAAATTGAAAACTTCCTGAATCAGAAATTCACCGACCAAGCTGCCGAATTTGAATTTGCAGAAAGTTGTATTGAGCAAGCAAAAAACATCAAGTTCCGAGCAGAACTATTGACCTATTCCAAAAGTTTCTTTGATAGCTTGGATTTGCTTTTCAATACACAAGCAGGTGGCGAATACTGGGTTCGGGCAAAGCGTTTGGGCTACTTGCTTTGGAGAATAAAAGACCGCTACAAAGACGAAACAATGGATTTGAAATGGGCTTCGCAGAAAGTCCGTCAGCTCATTGACAAACATTTGTTCTCATTAGGCATTGATACCAAAGTGCAACAGGTTTCCATTCTTTCAGATGAATTCAAAACCAAAGTTGATTACCTGAACAAAACACCAAAATCCAAAGCATCGGAAATGGAACATGCCATTCGCTGGCACATCAAAGTAAACCTTGAAAAAGACCCGACACTATACAACCGTTTCAAAGACCGCTTGGAAATGATATTGAATTCCTACAAGGAAAACTGGGAAGAAATAGTGAAACAGTTGACCGGTTTGAGAGATCAAATGGCAGAAGGTCGGCAAGTTGAAACAGAAGGAATATCAATAGTTGAAGCCCCGTTTTACGATTTGCTAAAAGCCGGAACTTCAGACGAAAGCGAAGAAGAAATTCACAAGGTGAAAGAACTGACACATGCCCTTTTCCTAATTCTGAAAGAAACAGCAGAAATAAACAACTTCTGGACAGATAAAGCAGCCGAGAGAAAGCGAATTGAAGGAATGATTGAGGATGAAATTCGCTACTCAAAAGTGGCAGAACTTTCACCGAAAGCAAGTGAAATGGCTACCGAACTAATGAAACTTGCTAAAAACAGAGAAACGGATTTAAGATGA
- a CDS encoding phospholipase D-like domain-containing protein, whose amino-acid sequence MATSTTFLSNTGETHRDYLLNLLEQSDKIIFAVGFLKQSGLNHIKAYLKDFCADKTKSSTFYIGTGLGETDPDTLQSLYNIIKTKSNHQLVLCTPDAGIFHPKIYVFITGRKVTIVTGSSNLTQHGWAVNDEVSMVIETTINSPEFKKLESYFKDLHKRYYTDKVESLIARYKKERDEHGKKYGKGPAFRFRRRKTSIAGIDMPRLRAYYEEYKNSHDFIEPSEREKKYMQAKENLEMLASNKRLSAAQFHNLFGPLVGHKDYKPKLWHSGSIHRTTYKTLDYPDAFREIVRAVKSNLSRPVGIAFENVTVMLNQMRKEKEISGVGENIVAEIFLSYNPEKFANLNDNPLAVLDLVGREFPYISSFKGPDYAEYVALLTEIKDELGMSSFLEIDSFFNYVYWNLIEE is encoded by the coding sequence ATGGCAACATCAACTACATTCCTATCAAATACTGGTGAAACACATAGAGATTATTTGCTGAATTTATTAGAGCAATCCGATAAAATCATTTTCGCAGTAGGCTTTCTAAAACAAAGTGGCTTAAATCATATTAAAGCGTACTTAAAAGATTTTTGTGCCGATAAAACCAAATCATCCACTTTCTATATTGGCACTGGTTTGGGCGAAACTGACCCAGATACTTTGCAAAGTCTGTATAATATTATCAAAACCAAGTCAAATCATCAATTGGTGCTTTGCACGCCTGATGCCGGAATATTCCACCCTAAAATATACGTGTTCATTACAGGCAGAAAAGTTACAATAGTTACTGGTTCTTCAAATCTTACCCAACATGGCTGGGCGGTGAATGATGAGGTTTCGATGGTAATTGAAACTACCATCAACTCACCAGAGTTTAAAAAACTGGAAAGCTATTTTAAAGATTTACATAAGCGTTATTACACCGATAAGGTTGAATCTTTAATAGCTCGTTATAAAAAGGAAAGAGACGAGCATGGCAAAAAATACGGCAAAGGCCCTGCATTTCGATTCAGGCGAAGAAAAACTTCCATTGCAGGCATTGACATGCCGAGACTTAGGGCATATTATGAAGAATACAAGAACTCCCATGATTTTATTGAGCCTTCTGAACGGGAGAAAAAGTATATGCAGGCTAAAGAAAATCTTGAAATGCTTGCATCAAACAAAAGACTCAGTGCTGCACAGTTTCATAATTTGTTTGGTCCCTTAGTAGGGCATAAAGATTACAAACCGAAGCTGTGGCATTCAGGCAGCATTCACAGAACAACTTATAAGACCCTGGATTATCCAGATGCTTTCCGTGAAATTGTAAGAGCCGTGAAGAGTAATTTATCTAGACCGGTTGGGATTGCCTTTGAAAATGTAACAGTCATGCTAAACCAAATGAGAAAAGAAAAGGAAATTTCAGGTGTAGGGGAAAACATTGTGGCGGAAATATTTTTAAGCTACAATCCTGAGAAGTTTGCAAACCTGAATGACAACCCATTGGCAGTGCTTGATTTAGTAGGGAGAGAGTTTCCTTACATCTCAAGTTTCAAAGGCCCTGATTATGCGGAATATGTGGCATTGCTAACTGAAATTAAGGATGAATTGGGAATGAGCTCTTTTTTGGAAATTGATAGTTTCTTTAACTATGTATACTGGAATTTAATTGAGGAATAA